In one window of Polynucleobacter sp. AM-7D1 DNA:
- the purM gene encoding phosphoribosylformylglycinamidine cyclo-ligase, with the protein MNSTTNSSSKGLSYRDAGVDIDAGDDLVDRIKPLAKKTMREGVLAGIGGFGALFEVPKRYKEPVLVSGTDGVGTKLRLAFEWNRHDTIGQDLVAMSVNDILVQGAEPLFFLDYFACGKLTVDTAATVVGGIAKGCELSGCALIGGETAEMPGMYPPGEYDLAGFAVGAVEKSKIITGATIAPGDVVLAIASSGAHSNGYSLVRKIIERAGAKPTDDLGGRSLGDVVMAPTQIYVKQLLKLINEINVKGMAHITGGGLVDNVPRVLPENTQAVLHRDSWQMPELFRWLQMKGGVADAEMVRVFNCGIGMVVIVSADQADAAIQSLKNEGLHAWTVGEVVERPAGAPQTIVI; encoded by the coding sequence ATGAACTCAACTACCAATTCTTCCTCAAAAGGCCTTTCCTACCGTGACGCTGGTGTCGATATTGATGCTGGAGACGACTTGGTAGATCGCATTAAGCCTTTGGCTAAGAAAACCATGCGCGAAGGTGTATTGGCGGGTATTGGCGGCTTTGGCGCCCTGTTTGAAGTGCCAAAACGCTACAAAGAGCCAGTATTGGTATCGGGTACTGACGGCGTTGGTACAAAGCTCAGATTGGCCTTTGAGTGGAATCGTCATGACACGATCGGCCAGGATTTGGTGGCAATGAGCGTGAATGACATTTTGGTTCAAGGCGCTGAACCACTCTTTTTTCTAGATTACTTCGCTTGCGGCAAGCTCACCGTCGACACAGCTGCCACCGTAGTTGGTGGCATTGCTAAGGGTTGTGAATTGTCAGGATGCGCATTGATTGGTGGTGAGACTGCTGAGATGCCTGGTATGTATCCTCCAGGTGAATATGACTTAGCTGGCTTTGCTGTCGGCGCTGTTGAAAAATCCAAAATCATTACTGGTGCAACGATTGCCCCGGGTGATGTGGTGTTGGCAATTGCTTCGAGTGGCGCCCATTCCAATGGCTACTCTTTAGTTCGCAAAATTATTGAGCGTGCTGGCGCAAAGCCAACTGATGATTTGGGTGGCCGTTCATTGGGTGATGTGGTGATGGCCCCTACGCAAATTTACGTGAAGCAGCTGTTGAAGTTGATCAATGAGATCAATGTAAAGGGAATGGCTCACATTACTGGGGGCGGCTTAGTGGATAACGTGCCACGTGTGCTCCCAGAAAATACGCAAGCTGTATTACATCGCGATAGCTGGCAAATGCCAGAGCTCTTCCGCTGGTTGCAGATGAAGGGTGGTGTGGCTGATGCAGAAATGGTGCGTGTATTTAACTGCGGTATTGGCATGGTGGTGATTGTGTCTGCCGATCAGGCAGATGCTGCAATTCAATCTCTCAAGAACGAGGGTTTGCATGCTTGGACGGTTGGTGAGGTTGTAGAGCGCCCAGCTGGTGCACCACAAACCATCGTTATTTAA
- the argF gene encoding ornithine carbamoyltransferase: MTSLAKPQVPGQVKHYLQFADLTREEYDYLLKRSAWLKTKFKSYETWHPLHDRTLAMIFEKHSTRTRLSFEAGIHQLGGHAVYLNTRDTQLGRGEPVEDAAQVISRMTDIIMIRTFGQEIIERFAANSRVPVINGLTNEYHPCQVLADIFTFVEARGPIQGKTVAWVGDANNMAYTWIQAAECLDFQIRFSAPGGYQLDESRLTAKAKQHLTICADPKDACKDADLVTTDVWTSMGYEDENTSRMSAFKDWMVDEELMSLAKPDALFMHCLPAHRGEEVSAEVIDGPQSIVWEEAENRLHVQKALMEYLLCGRLD; the protein is encoded by the coding sequence ATGACATCTTTGGCAAAGCCTCAAGTGCCTGGCCAGGTTAAGCATTACTTGCAGTTTGCTGACCTGACACGCGAAGAATATGACTATCTCCTCAAGCGCTCTGCTTGGCTTAAGACCAAGTTCAAAAGTTATGAGACTTGGCATCCTCTGCACGATCGTACTCTTGCGATGATCTTTGAGAAGCACTCGACCCGCACTCGCCTTTCTTTTGAGGCTGGCATACACCAGCTTGGCGGGCATGCGGTATACCTCAATACCCGAGATACGCAGTTGGGTCGTGGCGAGCCTGTAGAGGATGCTGCACAGGTGATTTCGAGGATGACCGACATCATCATGATTCGCACCTTTGGCCAAGAGATTATTGAGCGCTTTGCTGCCAATTCTCGCGTGCCAGTGATCAATGGCCTCACTAATGAATACCATCCCTGCCAAGTGTTGGCAGATATCTTTACTTTCGTTGAGGCTCGCGGCCCAATCCAAGGCAAAACTGTAGCTTGGGTAGGTGATGCCAACAATATGGCCTATACCTGGATACAGGCAGCCGAGTGTTTAGATTTCCAAATTCGCTTCTCTGCACCAGGCGGCTATCAGCTTGATGAGTCTAGATTGACAGCTAAAGCGAAGCAACACTTGACTATTTGCGCTGATCCAAAAGATGCCTGCAAGGATGCTGACTTGGTGACTACCGATGTATGGACCAGCATGGGTTATGAGGATGAGAACACCTCACGCATGAGCGCTTTCAAGGACTGGATGGTGGATGAAGAGTTAATGTCTTTGGCTAAGCCAGATGCCTTGTTCATGCATTGCTTGCCAGCCCATCGTGGTGAAGAGGTTTCAGCCGAAGTGATTGATGGCCCGCAAAGTATTGTTTGGGAAGAGGCTGAAAATCGTCTGCATGTTCAAAAGGCCTTGATGGAGTATTTACTCTGCGGTCGTTTGGATTAA
- a CDS encoding DUF3579 domain-containing protein: MNHKKLFIQGITTSGKPFRPSDWAERLCGVMATFRPPGDSGDPRFTYSPYVRPVVIAKVKCVVIDTRLRDLDPRALDFVMNFAKDNSLPIEEACEFEPNSQSQS, translated from the coding sequence TTGAACCACAAAAAGCTTTTCATTCAAGGCATTACAACTTCTGGCAAACCTTTTCGTCCCAGCGACTGGGCCGAACGTCTTTGCGGGGTGATGGCTACTTTTCGCCCGCCAGGCGATTCTGGCGACCCCCGCTTCACTTACTCGCCCTATGTCAGACCAGTAGTTATTGCAAAAGTGAAATGCGTTGTTATCGATACCAGACTGAGAGACCTTGATCCAAGAGCGCTCGACTTTGTCATGAACTTTGCCAAAGACAACAGCCTGCCAATCGAAGAGGCCTGTGAATTCGAACCGAACTCACAATCCCAGTCCTAA
- the hda gene encoding DnaA regulatory inactivator Hda, which produces MNKPSLPKQFALDISHTPKPSLNNFLAGENLALHSALVALAKSWEANAPRLASENPLNQRWIYWWGSEGSGRTHLLSAVGNAAQYLGLEYFPLTPKEPISWVRLEENLPSLCASDAPSVITVDDVDRLDERLVASLFRILNAIQSSKAVHIFMAGNAAPGALKLREDLRTRLGWGLIFQTHLLGDDEKMEALQQAAQARGLVLSPDVLPWLLNRFYRDMPNLMALIDALDAYSLETKRAVTLPLVRELLQQK; this is translated from the coding sequence ATGAATAAGCCTTCACTACCAAAGCAGTTTGCGCTCGACATCAGTCATACGCCCAAACCTAGTTTAAATAATTTTTTAGCTGGAGAAAATCTAGCGCTGCACTCTGCTTTAGTAGCCTTAGCTAAATCCTGGGAGGCGAATGCTCCAAGATTGGCTAGCGAGAATCCCTTGAATCAACGCTGGATCTATTGGTGGGGATCCGAGGGTTCTGGTCGCACCCATTTACTCAGTGCCGTCGGCAACGCAGCTCAGTACTTAGGCTTGGAATACTTCCCCCTTACGCCTAAGGAACCGATTTCCTGGGTTCGCCTAGAGGAAAATCTACCCTCCCTCTGCGCTAGTGATGCACCCTCTGTCATTACTGTTGATGATGTGGATCGACTTGATGAGCGCTTGGTAGCCTCTTTATTTCGTATTCTGAATGCCATTCAAAGCAGCAAAGCGGTGCATATTTTCATGGCTGGCAATGCTGCTCCAGGGGCGCTAAAGCTTAGAGAAGACCTTCGCACCCGCCTGGGATGGGGTTTGATCTTTCAAACTCACCTTTTGGGGGATGATGAGAAAATGGAGGCCTTACAACAAGCGGCGCAAGCGCGCGGCTTAGTTTTATCGCCAGATGTTTTGCCTTGGTTATTAAATCGCTTTTATCGCGATATGCCTAACCTCATGGCCTTGATTGATGCTTTGGATGCTTATTCACTAGAAACAAAACGTGCTGTTACCTTGCCTCTCGTAAGAGAGCTGTTGCAACAAAAATAA
- the folK gene encoding 2-amino-4-hydroxy-6-hydroxymethyldihydropteridine diphosphokinase: MARAFIGFGGNIGDTRQLITDAIVCLAQRCELQIVAKSCFYQSAPFQATGGDYINAVIEIETQLSPYGLLHVCQAVEQEFGRERPYTNAPRTIDLDILAFEGVSQTDTELTIPHPKIIERSFVLLPLLEIAPDFFLPNWGELKAYLPNVADQRIEKLPCRNCNCAEKDVYSQSAH, translated from the coding sequence ATGGCTCGAGCTTTTATCGGATTTGGTGGCAATATCGGTGACACACGTCAACTCATTACTGACGCGATTGTTTGCCTCGCGCAGCGTTGCGAACTCCAAATTGTTGCCAAAAGCTGCTTCTATCAAAGTGCACCATTTCAAGCGACTGGCGGAGACTACATCAATGCAGTCATTGAAATAGAAACGCAATTAAGCCCTTACGGCTTATTACACGTCTGCCAAGCGGTTGAACAAGAATTTGGCCGTGAGCGCCCTTACACCAATGCACCTCGCACAATTGATCTGGATATTCTGGCATTTGAGGGCGTCTCCCAAACGGATACCGAGCTCACTATTCCGCACCCCAAAATCATTGAGCGCTCTTTTGTTCTCCTGCCTTTACTGGAAATTGCTCCGGATTTCTTTTTACCCAACTGGGGTGAACTTAAGGCCTATCTACCCAATGTAGCCGATCAACGGATCGAAAAACTCCCTTGCCGCAACTGTAATTGCGCTGAAAAAGACGTTTATAGCCAATCAGCACATTAA
- the murJ gene encoding murein biosynthesis integral membrane protein MurJ, which yields MNLLSAAAKVSSLTMLSRITGLLRETLIARSFGASEWTDAFNVAFRLPNLLRRLFAEGAFSQAFVPILGEISTKGDVKQSQILVNAVATLLFWALLLTVLLGVIGAPLLILVIATGFEGGPAYEASVVMTRIMFPYIGLISMVSLSAGILNTFGRFAIPAFTPVLLNLALIGSAIFLAPYLDQPIYALSIGVLVGGFLQLAIQVPALYRLGLLPKVGLLPGAIKAAIKNPDARRVMKLMGPAVFAVSVAQISLIINTNIASRLQTGSVSWLSYADRLMEFPTALLGVALGTVLLPSLSKANAKNDLVHAGELLIWGLQLTFLLAAPCAIALFIFGEPLAAVLYHYGKFSALDVLMTQRALAAYGVGLIGLVLVKILAPGFYSRQDIRTPVKIGLLVLVATQLANLAFVPWLGHAGLALSVGAGACLNATLLWVGLHRRGALPSAAWLKYLGQLLLALIPFAFLLYYAATAHDWIALQSSPWIRIGLLAAWLAAAAVVYFSALWLVGIRWQKFLRHAK from the coding sequence ATGAATCTGCTTTCTGCTGCCGCCAAGGTTAGCTCCCTCACCATGCTCTCCAGGATCACCGGACTCCTCCGTGAGACCCTGATTGCCCGTAGTTTTGGGGCCTCGGAGTGGACAGATGCCTTTAATGTGGCCTTCAGACTACCTAATTTGCTACGCCGACTGTTTGCCGAGGGAGCCTTTTCTCAGGCATTTGTACCCATTTTGGGAGAAATTTCCACTAAAGGGGACGTAAAACAGTCCCAAATCCTTGTAAATGCCGTTGCCACGCTCTTATTTTGGGCTTTGTTGCTAACGGTACTCCTTGGGGTGATCGGTGCCCCTCTGTTGATTCTGGTGATTGCTACGGGCTTTGAGGGTGGTCCAGCATATGAGGCAAGCGTAGTCATGACCCGAATCATGTTCCCCTACATTGGCCTCATTTCCATGGTTTCCCTGTCGGCCGGGATCCTCAATACTTTTGGCCGCTTTGCTATTCCGGCGTTTACCCCCGTTTTACTCAATTTAGCCCTGATCGGCAGCGCCATCTTCTTGGCACCTTATCTGGATCAACCGATTTATGCCTTGAGCATTGGCGTGCTCGTGGGTGGCTTCTTACAGCTTGCGATTCAGGTTCCAGCGCTATACCGCCTAGGCTTATTGCCTAAAGTGGGTCTCTTACCAGGCGCCATCAAAGCAGCCATAAAAAATCCGGATGCACGGCGCGTCATGAAACTCATGGGGCCCGCGGTGTTTGCAGTCTCCGTCGCCCAGATTTCCCTCATCATCAATACCAATATTGCATCTCGCTTACAAACTGGTAGCGTGTCCTGGCTCTCTTATGCCGATCGTCTGATGGAGTTTCCGACCGCCCTCTTAGGCGTTGCGCTAGGCACAGTCTTGCTACCGAGCTTGAGCAAGGCAAATGCAAAAAATGATTTAGTGCATGCTGGTGAGCTCTTGATTTGGGGATTGCAGCTCACCTTTTTGCTGGCCGCCCCTTGCGCAATTGCTCTCTTTATTTTTGGTGAGCCACTAGCAGCGGTGCTGTATCACTACGGCAAGTTCAGCGCCCTGGATGTCCTCATGACACAGCGTGCACTGGCAGCTTATGGCGTTGGACTCATTGGTCTTGTTTTGGTAAAGATTTTGGCTCCCGGATTTTATTCACGACAAGATATCCGCACACCAGTAAAAATTGGCTTGTTGGTCTTGGTAGCAACCCAATTGGCTAATTTAGCTTTTGTTCCTTGGCTAGGCCATGCTGGCCTTGCCCTCTCCGTGGGCGCTGGCGCCTGTCTAAATGCAACGCTACTGTGGGTTGGCTTACATCGTCGTGGCGCTCTACCTAGCGCTGCATGGTTAAAGTACTTAGGGCAGCTCTTACTTGCCTTAATTCCTTTTGCATTTCTCTTGTATTACGCCGCTACTGCACACGATTGGATCGCTCTGCAATCTAGCCCCTGGATCCGCATTGGATTGCTGGCTGCCTGGCTAGCTGCTGCTGCAGTAGTTTATTTTTCAGCCCTATGGCTTGTTGGCATTCGCTGGCAAAAATTCCTGCGTCATGCAAAATAG
- a CDS encoding AI-2E family transporter — MAEIFTPFLTAFILAYALRPVCLWLEGRKLPRAAAAAIAMILGLGVVFLILSLFITLLKTEIPLIRAQFPDWIQNTQAWLGPKLSELNINVDWGSLKSSATQKITTHLNDNSDALMTSTLETVLMSGSSVITGFVNAVLILFVMFYLLIDWDHFFKLVKKIVPLRAQDTVHHLIMHADGLLSQYLRGMLIVISIMSVFYSVGLSLVGIKGAVAFGVFTALMIVIPYIGITLGFSLAILAALLQFGPGGAIIGVLVIYGLGQFIEGFFLTPRLVGERIGLHPVAVLFALLLFGKLFGFFGVLLALPTSAVGLVLLQYGWSRYTQSSWYQK, encoded by the coding sequence ATGGCTGAAATTTTTACCCCTTTTTTAACCGCATTTATTTTGGCTTACGCCTTACGCCCAGTTTGCTTGTGGCTTGAGGGTCGTAAGCTGCCCCGCGCAGCCGCGGCTGCAATTGCCATGATTCTTGGTCTGGGAGTGGTTTTTTTGATTTTGAGTCTGTTTATAACCCTCCTTAAAACCGAAATTCCCCTCATTAGAGCCCAATTCCCAGACTGGATCCAAAACACGCAAGCCTGGCTTGGACCCAAGCTGAGTGAATTAAATATCAATGTGGATTGGGGCTCCCTGAAATCCAGTGCGACCCAAAAAATTACGACTCACCTGAATGACAATTCCGATGCGCTAATGACATCCACCTTAGAGACCGTGTTGATGTCTGGCAGCTCAGTAATTACTGGGTTCGTTAATGCAGTTCTCATCCTGTTTGTAATGTTTTATCTCCTAATCGACTGGGATCATTTTTTTAAGCTAGTTAAAAAAATCGTACCTCTTCGCGCACAAGATACGGTTCATCACTTGATCATGCATGCTGATGGTCTGTTATCTCAATATCTTAGAGGCATGCTGATCGTTATCTCTATCATGTCTGTTTTTTATAGCGTTGGGTTAAGTCTAGTGGGGATTAAAGGCGCTGTAGCATTTGGTGTCTTCACTGCACTCATGATTGTGATCCCCTATATCGGCATCACCTTAGGCTTTAGCTTAGCCATCCTCGCAGCCCTTTTACAATTTGGTCCTGGTGGTGCAATCATTGGCGTCTTGGTGATATACGGACTTGGGCAATTTATTGAAGGCTTCTTTCTTACACCGCGCCTGGTAGGCGAGCGAATTGGTTTGCATCCAGTTGCCGTTCTCTTTGCATTGTTGCTATTCGGCAAATTATTCGGCTTCTTTGGCGTGCTTTTAGCATTACCAACGAGCGCAGTCGGCTTAGTTCTACTCCAATACGGCTGGTCACGCTATACCCAAAGCTCTTGGTATCAAAAGTAA
- the miaA gene encoding tRNA (adenosine(37)-N6)-dimethylallyltransferase MiaA produces MQTEPHIQPTHSPHQPPILCIVGPTGAGKTHLAMALAEHAKLLGKTVEIISMDSALVYRGLDIGSAKPSKAEQAAVQHHLIDILEPTESYSAARFANDAKRLCEEIRDRGNIPVVVGGTMLYWRAWAYGLSSLPPADPEIRARLDEQGKLIGWPAMHAELAKVDPITAARLQPNDSQRVQRALEVYEITGKPMSELLADAPSEDGREGSTIPEWIDLVSLEPSDRSRLHQNLEKRFDEMLIGGLLEEVQLLRKNPDLHGDLPAIRSVGYRQVWEFLSGEVDQTEMRYKALAATRQLGKRQLTWLRAIAGRKTFDPFNPGELNAALEHCKQSLSK; encoded by the coding sequence ATGCAAACTGAACCTCACATTCAGCCTACGCATTCACCTCATCAGCCACCCATACTCTGTATTGTTGGCCCTACAGGCGCAGGCAAAACTCATCTCGCCATGGCTTTGGCAGAGCATGCCAAGCTCTTAGGTAAAACAGTTGAAATCATCAGCATGGACTCTGCCCTGGTTTATCGCGGACTAGATATTGGGAGCGCCAAACCAAGCAAAGCAGAACAGGCTGCGGTTCAGCACCACCTGATTGATATCTTAGAACCCACCGAATCTTATTCAGCAGCGCGCTTTGCAAATGATGCTAAGCGACTATGCGAAGAAATTCGTGATCGTGGGAATATTCCCGTCGTGGTTGGTGGCACGATGTTGTATTGGCGGGCCTGGGCCTATGGCCTCTCTTCTTTACCACCAGCTGATCCAGAAATTCGCGCCCGTCTCGATGAGCAAGGTAAATTAATTGGCTGGCCTGCGATGCATGCCGAACTCGCCAAAGTAGACCCCATCACTGCGGCGCGCTTACAACCCAATGACTCTCAACGGGTACAACGTGCTTTAGAAGTTTATGAAATCACGGGCAAACCAATGTCGGAACTGCTGGCAGATGCGCCAAGCGAAGATGGCAGAGAAGGTTCAACCATTCCGGAGTGGATTGACCTCGTTTCGCTAGAGCCCAGCGATCGCTCACGCTTACACCAGAACCTAGAAAAAAGGTTTGATGAAATGCTCATCGGAGGATTGTTAGAAGAGGTTCAGCTACTTAGAAAAAATCCAGACCTGCATGGTGACTTACCTGCGATTCGCTCTGTTGGCTATCGACAAGTCTGGGAGTTCTTATCCGGGGAAGTTGATCAGACTGAAATGCGCTACAAAGCACTAGCAGCGACTAGGCAGCTCGGTAAGCGGCAATTAACTTGGTTGCGTGCAATCGCTGGAAGAAAAACATTTGACCCATTCAACCCAGGTGAGTTGAATGCGGCCCTAGAGCACTGCAAGCAAAGCCTAAGCAAATAA
- a CDS encoding SirB1 family protein produces the protein MPTQQLDYFTSLVAEDEHFPLTEATVAVAQHAYPDLNVQGVLDQIDQWGNKLKQRITSDTPPIQRLQLLKHFFYNELGFGPNPNDFYAPENSYLHQIIENRRGIPISLAILMMELGQQIGLNIRGVSFPNHFMMRISLQQGEIIMDPLNGESLSKNQLQEMLDPYLDAKGYRGELSLPLNIFLRASSSREILSRFMRNLKMIYSEDERWERLLGIQERLVILLPESSEEIRDRGLIFAQLEYVRPAIADLHRYLSEMPGAEDAADIREHIATLESQTKLH, from the coding sequence ATGCCAACACAACAACTTGACTATTTCACATCCCTCGTTGCTGAGGACGAGCACTTTCCCTTAACTGAAGCGACGGTTGCAGTTGCTCAGCATGCCTATCCTGATCTCAACGTTCAGGGAGTGCTAGATCAAATTGATCAGTGGGGCAATAAGTTGAAGCAACGCATTACCTCTGATACACCACCGATTCAGCGCCTGCAATTGCTCAAGCATTTCTTTTACAACGAATTGGGCTTTGGCCCCAATCCGAATGATTTTTACGCGCCCGAGAATTCTTATCTTCATCAAATCATTGAGAATCGCCGTGGCATTCCGATCTCCCTAGCAATCTTGATGATGGAGCTTGGTCAGCAAATTGGTTTAAATATTCGCGGAGTATCTTTTCCAAATCACTTCATGATGCGCATCTCCTTACAACAAGGTGAAATCATCATGGACCCATTGAATGGCGAGTCCCTCTCCAAAAATCAATTACAGGAAATGCTCGACCCCTACCTCGATGCTAAAGGCTATCGTGGCGAACTGAGTCTGCCACTCAATATTTTCTTGCGAGCCTCTAGCTCTCGAGAAATTCTCTCGCGCTTTATGAGAAATCTCAAAATGATTTACTCCGAAGATGAACGTTGGGAACGTCTACTAGGCATTCAAGAGCGCCTCGTCATTTTGCTGCCAGAGTCAAGCGAAGAGATTCGAGATCGCGGCTTAATCTTTGCGCAACTAGAGTATGTTCGTCCTGCAATAGCTGACCTTCATCGCTACTTAAGCGAAATGCCTGGCGCAGAAGATGCAGCGGATATTCGTGAGCATATTGCTACGCTCGAGAGCCAAACAAAACTGCATTAA
- a CDS encoding HAD family phosphatase, producing the protein MTQLALFDLDHTLLPCDSDYEWGQFLARIGVVDSKYYAQQNERFYQDYKDGKLNIQEFLRFALKPLSEHSRAQLKEWHDTFMREVITGQLRQEAIDLVKRHQDAGDLCCVVTATNSFVTRPIVESFGIEHLVATEPATVDDNPFADFTGEVKGIPSFREGKIQRVHDWLATQNHALDQLPQSFFYSDSMNDLPLLEKVSNPVATNPDTRLREEATKRHWPILELFA; encoded by the coding sequence GTGACCCAATTAGCCCTGTTCGACCTAGATCACACATTACTCCCCTGCGATAGCGATTATGAATGGGGCCAGTTCTTGGCGCGTATCGGCGTAGTAGATAGTAAATACTACGCACAGCAAAACGAACGCTTCTATCAAGATTACAAGGATGGAAAGCTCAATATCCAAGAATTCCTTCGCTTTGCATTAAAGCCGCTATCAGAACATTCTCGCGCGCAACTCAAAGAATGGCATGACACTTTTATGCGCGAAGTAATTACTGGTCAACTTCGTCAAGAGGCGATTGATCTTGTGAAGCGTCACCAAGATGCCGGTGATCTTTGCTGCGTTGTCACTGCAACCAATAGCTTTGTTACCAGACCCATTGTTGAGAGTTTTGGCATAGAACATCTTGTGGCCACTGAACCTGCCACCGTGGATGACAACCCCTTCGCTGATTTCACTGGTGAAGTCAAAGGTATTCCGAGCTTCCGAGAGGGCAAAATTCAACGAGTGCACGATTGGCTTGCCACTCAAAATCACGCATTGGATCAGTTGCCACAAAGTTTTTTTTATTCGGACTCAATGAATGATTTACCTCTCCTGGAAAAAGTCAGCAATCCTGTTGCCACCAATCCAGATACCCGCCTGCGTGAAGAAGCCACAAAACGCCACTGGCCCATACTTGAACTGTTTGCATGA
- the rpsT gene encoding 30S ribosomal protein S20 encodes MANTAQARKRARQAVKQNEHNSSLRSKLRTSIKAVRKAIETGDKAAAAKVFAATQSTIDKIADKKIAHKNTASRQKSRLSAAIKAMAA; translated from the coding sequence ATGGCCAATACCGCACAAGCGCGTAAACGCGCACGGCAGGCAGTAAAACAGAATGAGCACAACTCCAGTTTGCGTTCAAAGCTTCGCACTTCCATCAAGGCAGTTCGTAAAGCAATTGAAACTGGCGACAAGGCTGCCGCAGCTAAAGTGTTCGCAGCAACTCAATCAACAATTGACAAGATTGCTGATAAAAAGATTGCTCACAAAAATACTGCATCTCGTCAGAAGTCACGTTTGTCTGCAGCTATTAAGGCAATGGCAGCGTAA
- the pcnB gene encoding polynucleotide adenylyltransferase PcnB — translation MITKFIKRILRRDPMVRHTAAHTSGAPKRIPKKSHRINPDLLSKNAVKVTQTLQQAGYEAFIVGGAVRDLALGIGPKDFDVATNATPDQVQKLFRKARLIGRRFQIVHVTFFGKGQPEIIEVSTFRALLENAGEHVAENGRILRDNVWGSQHEDAARRDFSINAMYYDPATETVLDYHGGMADMQKKTLRMIGDPAKRYREDPIRMLRAIRFAAKTGFTLDAATSAPIAKLGKLIHDVPSARLFDEILKLLMSGYSWAAIQGLKDAGLHHGLLPLLDHILDQSADSKEANDFVRIALANTDQRIQSGKSVSAGFLFATLLWPDLLNNWKKNIAKGISNIPALHDAMDGTIASQSSGMVIQRRFESDMREIWSMQPRFEKRVGRYPYRLIESPRFRAGYDFMLLRCATGEKNPSLGQWWTDFIATDPAGQEALMASVKNEASNSASPAKRRRRRKPKATIQTEASPD, via the coding sequence ATGATTACCAAATTTATTAAACGTATTTTGCGTCGTGACCCTATGGTCAGACACACTGCCGCCCATACCTCCGGTGCTCCCAAGAGAATTCCAAAAAAATCTCACCGCATTAATCCAGATTTACTCTCCAAAAATGCAGTGAAAGTAACTCAGACATTGCAACAAGCCGGCTATGAGGCTTTTATCGTCGGTGGCGCAGTGAGGGACTTAGCGCTAGGCATTGGGCCTAAAGATTTTGATGTAGCAACCAATGCCACTCCAGATCAAGTACAAAAGCTATTTCGTAAAGCACGTCTCATTGGTCGTCGATTCCAAATTGTTCACGTCACTTTCTTTGGTAAAGGTCAACCGGAAATTATTGAGGTATCGACCTTCAGAGCCTTATTGGAGAACGCTGGCGAGCATGTAGCGGAAAATGGCCGCATTCTACGTGACAACGTTTGGGGTAGCCAACATGAGGATGCTGCTCGGAGAGATTTCAGCATCAACGCAATGTACTATGACCCCGCTACCGAGACTGTCCTCGACTATCACGGCGGCATGGCCGACATGCAGAAGAAAACTTTACGCATGATTGGTGATCCCGCCAAACGCTATCGCGAAGATCCGATTCGAATGCTGCGTGCAATTCGTTTTGCCGCCAAAACAGGCTTTACTTTGGATGCAGCTACAAGCGCACCTATCGCCAAATTGGGTAAGTTAATTCATGATGTTCCATCAGCCCGCCTATTCGACGAAATCCTCAAACTACTGATGTCGGGTTATTCATGGGCTGCAATTCAAGGCTTGAAGGATGCAGGACTACACCATGGCCTCCTACCTTTACTTGATCACATCCTGGATCAGAGTGCAGACTCTAAAGAGGCAAATGATTTTGTACGTATTGCGCTTGCCAATACCGACCAACGCATTCAATCTGGCAAAAGTGTTTCAGCAGGCTTCTTATTTGCCACCTTACTTTGGCCAGACTTGCTGAACAATTGGAAAAAGAATATCGCTAAGGGGATTTCTAACATCCCCGCATTGCATGATGCAATGGATGGGACGATTGCGAGCCAAAGTAGCGGCATGGTGATCCAGCGTCGCTTCGAAAGCGATATGAGAGAAATCTGGTCTATGCAGCCTCGTTTTGAAAAGCGTGTTGGACGCTACCCTTATCGCCTCATTGAATCCCCACGCTTTAGAGCAGGTTATGACTTTATGTTGCTGCGTTGCGCTACCGGTGAGAAAAATCCATCCTTAGGTCAATGGTGGACCGACTTCATCGCTACCGACCCAGCAGGGCAGGAAGCCTTGATGGCCAGCGTCAAGAATGAGGCAAGCAATAGCGCCTCCCCTGCAAAACGGCGCCGCCGCAGAAAACCTAAAGCCACTATCCAAACTGAAGCTTCACCAGACTAA